A region from the Aegilops tauschii subsp. strangulata cultivar AL8/78 chromosome 5, Aet v6.0, whole genome shotgun sequence genome encodes:
- the LOC109779769 gene encoding indole-3-glycerol phosphate synthase, chloroplastic — protein sequence MESLLAAAPFHVAAFSSVSSPSTHSPSLLRSIRGGGRAVRCAAAKEAILYALEHDEMFNSEEVIQWESGKTINSIAAAQGIRIRRRCRPRYPSEGSGDDKAVPRNILEQIVWDKEVEVSQRKAKKPLKSVVESSEHAPPARDFIGALTAAHRRNGVPALIAEVKKASPSRGVLRENFNPVEIAQAYEKNGAACLSILTDEKHFQGSFENLETVRNSGVQCPLLCKEFVIDIWQIYYARSKGADAILLIAAVLPDLDMKYMLRICKNLGMTALIEVHDEKELDRVLRIDGVELIGINNRSLETFVVDTSNTRMLMEKRGDIIKEKGILVVGESGLFTPDDVAYVHSAGVSAVLVGESLIKEEDPGRAIAGLFGKELLS from the exons ATGGAGTCTCTGCTGGCGGCCGCGCCCTTCCATGTCGCAGCCTTCTCATCCGTATCCTCTCCGTCCACCCACTCGCCGTCTCTCCTCCGCAGCATCCGTGGAGGCGGCCGCGCCGTCCGATGCGCCGCGGCCAAG GAGGCCATCCTGTACGCGCTGGAGCACGATGAGATGTTCAACTCGGAAGAGGTGATCCAGTGGGAGAGCGGCAAGACGATCAACTCCATCGCCGCCGCGCAGGGCATCCGCATCCGCCGCCGGTGCCGCCCCCGGTACCCCTCGGAGGGCTCCGGCGACGATAAGGCCGTGCCCCGCAACATCCTCGAGCAGATCGTGTGGGACAAGGAGGTGGAGGTGTCGCAG AGGAAGGCCAAGAAGCCTCTGAAGAGTGTCGTGGAGTCCAGCGAGCACGCGCCGCCGGCCAGGGATTTCATCGGCGCTCTCACGGCAGCCCACCGTCGCAACGGCGTGCCTGCCCTGATCGCCGAGGTTAAGAAGGCGTCGCCCAGCAGGGGCGTGCTAAGGGAGAACTTCAACCCG GTTGAGATCGCGCAGGCATACGAGAAAAACGGCGCGGCTTGCCTTAGCATCCTCACGGATGAGAAGCACTTTCAG GGGAGCTTTGAGAACCTTGAAACGGTCCGCAATTCGGGTGTGCAG TGCCCTCTTCTGTGCAAAGAGTTCGTCATCGATATCTGGCAAATCTACTACGCACGATCAAAGGGCGCCGATGCGATTCTCTTGATTGCTGCTGTGCTACCGGATCTTGACATGAAGTACATGCTTCGCATTTGCAAAAATCTTGGAATGACTGCTCTTATTGAg GTTCACGATGAGAAAGAACTCGACCGCGTGCTGAGAATAGATGGTGTTGAGCTTATTGGAATCAATAACCGTAGTCTAG AGACATTCGTAGTTGATACTTCAAACACAAGGATGTTGATGGAGAAGCGTGGTGATATCATAAAGGAGAAGGGAATATTG GTTGTTGGTGAATCTGGCCTGTTCACTCCCGATGATGTTGCATATGTGCATAGCGCTGGCGTTTCTGCT GTTTTGGTAGGAGAGTCTCTGATCAAGGAAGAAGATCCTGGGCGAGCCATTGCTGGGCTTTTCGGGAAGGAGCTCTTGAGTTGA